One region of Peribacillus simplex genomic DNA includes:
- the gyrB gene encoding DNA topoisomerase (ATP-hydrolyzing) subunit B, translating into MEQKEVQAQAYDENQIQVLEGLEAVRKRPGMYIGTTSAKGLHHLVWEIVDNSIDEALAGFCTEIKVTIEEDNSITVVDNGRGIPVGIHEKMGRPAVEVIMTVLHAGGKFGGGGYKVSGGLHGVGASVVNALSTVLEVYVHREGKIHYQQFNRGVPREDLKIIGETDHTGTTVHFIPDGEIFTESLEYDFDTLATRIRELAFLNKGLKLIIEDKRGEEEKIREYHYEGGIKSYVEHLNRSKEVLHEEPIFMEGERDGISVELALQYNDSYISNVFSFANNIHTYEGGTHESGFKTALTRVINDYARKNGLLKEADSNFSGEDVREGLTAIISIKHPEPQFEGQTKTKLGNSEVRTVTDSILSERLDSFLYENPAVARKIIDKGLMAARARMAAKKARELTRRKSALEVSNLPGKLADCSSKDPAISELYIVEGNSAGGSAKQGRDRHFQAILPLRGKILNVEKARLDRILHNEEIGTIITALGTGIGDEFNIEKARYHKIVIMTDADVDGAHIRTLMLTFFYRYMRKIIEYGYIYIAQPPLFKIQQGKKVDYAYNDRQLEEIMASMPSTPKPNLQRYKGLGEMNPEQLWETTMNPDTRTLLQVSLKDAAEADETFEMLMGDKVEPRRNFIEENAIYVKNLDI; encoded by the coding sequence ATGGAACAAAAAGAAGTACAAGCTCAGGCATACGATGAGAATCAGATACAGGTTTTAGAAGGCTTAGAAGCAGTTCGTAAACGTCCGGGGATGTATATCGGTACTACCTCTGCAAAAGGACTTCACCATCTTGTTTGGGAAATTGTCGATAATAGTATTGATGAGGCACTAGCTGGTTTCTGTACTGAAATCAAAGTGACGATCGAAGAAGACAATAGCATAACCGTAGTCGATAATGGACGGGGGATTCCAGTCGGTATCCATGAAAAAATGGGACGGCCAGCTGTGGAAGTTATCATGACGGTCCTTCATGCGGGCGGTAAATTTGGCGGCGGAGGTTATAAGGTCTCCGGTGGTCTGCATGGTGTGGGAGCTTCAGTAGTTAATGCCTTATCCACGGTATTGGAAGTTTACGTTCATCGTGAAGGTAAAATCCATTATCAGCAATTTAACCGAGGGGTCCCTAGAGAAGATTTGAAAATCATCGGGGAAACCGATCATACCGGCACGACTGTTCACTTCATTCCTGATGGTGAAATCTTCACGGAATCCTTGGAATATGATTTCGATACATTAGCCACACGTATCCGTGAGCTTGCGTTCCTGAATAAAGGCTTGAAATTAATCATTGAAGATAAACGTGGAGAAGAAGAGAAAATCAGGGAATACCACTATGAGGGTGGTATCAAGTCTTATGTCGAGCATTTGAACCGCTCAAAAGAGGTTTTACATGAGGAACCGATATTCATGGAAGGCGAAAGGGATGGAATCTCCGTTGAATTAGCCTTGCAATATAATGACAGCTACATCAGTAATGTCTTTTCTTTTGCCAATAATATTCATACCTATGAAGGCGGTACACATGAATCAGGATTCAAGACCGCTTTAACCCGTGTCATCAATGATTATGCACGGAAAAATGGCCTTTTAAAAGAAGCCGATTCCAATTTCTCCGGTGAAGATGTCCGGGAAGGTCTAACGGCAATCATTTCGATTAAGCATCCTGAACCGCAATTTGAAGGACAGACGAAAACCAAACTGGGAAATTCTGAAGTAAGGACGGTTACTGATTCCATTCTTTCGGAAAGGCTTGATTCCTTCTTATACGAAAATCCTGCAGTGGCCAGAAAAATTATAGATAAAGGGCTGATGGCAGCAAGAGCACGTATGGCAGCCAAGAAGGCCCGTGAATTGACACGAAGGAAAAGTGCTTTGGAAGTATCCAATCTACCGGGGAAATTGGCGGATTGTTCATCTAAAGACCCGGCTATCAGCGAATTGTACATCGTTGAAGGAAACTCGGCGGGAGGCTCGGCTAAACAGGGACGGGACCGTCATTTCCAAGCTATTTTACCGTTAAGGGGTAAAATCCTGAATGTTGAAAAAGCGCGATTGGACAGAATCCTGCATAATGAAGAAATAGGCACGATCATCACAGCACTTGGAACAGGCATTGGCGATGAATTCAATATTGAAAAGGCCAGATACCATAAAATCGTTATCATGACCGATGCGGATGTAGATGGTGCCCATATCAGAACGCTGATGTTGACATTTTTCTACCGTTATATGAGAAAAATTATCGAGTATGGATATATATATATTGCTCAGCCGCCACTTTTCAAAATTCAGCAAGGGAAAAAAGTGGATTATGCCTATAATGATCGCCAGCTTGAAGAAATCATGGCTAGTATGCCAAGTACTCCAAAGCCTAACCTGCAGCGCTATAAAGGGCTGGGGGAAATGAATCCAGAGCAATTATGGGAAACGACGATGAACCCTGATACGAGAACGCTCCTTCAAGTCAGTTTGAAAGATGCTGCCGAGGCAGATGAGACTTTCGAAATGTTGATGGGCGACAAGGTGGAACCGCGACGTAACTTCATTGAAGAAAATGCAATTTATGTAAAAAATCTCGATATCTGA
- the recF gene encoding DNA replication/repair protein RecF (All proteins in this family for which functions are known are DNA-binding proteins that assist the filamentation of RecA onto DNA for the initiation of recombination or recombinational repair.): MYIENISLRNYRNYTELNLAFENKVNVILGENAQGKTNVMESIFVLAMAKSHRTSNDKELIRWDEEYAKIEGRVRKRNTSIPLELTISKKGKKAKCNHIEQRKLSQYVGNMNVVMFAPEDLNLVKGSPLVRRRFIDMEIGQVSPVYLHDMSQYHKILQQRNHYLKLLQTRKQTDTTMLDVLTDQFIQYAAKIVERRYEFLLKLQQWAEPIHSGISRNLEVLKIQYKPSLDVSESMDLTKMIEVYTEKFDKIKTREIERGVTLVGPHRDDLVFFVNDRDVQTYGSQGQQRTTALSLKLAEIELIHEEIGEYPILLLDDVLSELDDFRQSHLLNTIQGKVQTFVTTPSVDGIDHQTLREASTFYVSQGSIKKVK; the protein is encoded by the coding sequence ATGTATATTGAAAATATAAGTTTGAGAAATTACCGCAACTATACCGAACTGAATCTGGCTTTTGAAAATAAAGTCAATGTAATCCTCGGCGAAAATGCTCAAGGAAAAACAAATGTCATGGAATCTATTTTCGTTTTAGCAATGGCAAAATCCCATCGGACCTCAAATGATAAAGAACTTATTCGCTGGGATGAAGAGTATGCTAAAATAGAAGGTAGAGTTAGAAAGAGAAATACCTCAATACCACTTGAGCTGACCATTTCAAAAAAAGGGAAAAAGGCGAAGTGCAACCATATTGAACAAAGAAAGTTGAGTCAATATGTCGGAAATATGAATGTGGTCATGTTTGCGCCTGAGGATCTTAACCTTGTGAAGGGAAGTCCTCTAGTCAGACGCCGTTTTATAGATATGGAAATTGGCCAGGTTTCTCCCGTATACCTTCATGATATGAGCCAATATCATAAAATACTTCAACAAAGAAATCATTACTTAAAGCTTCTGCAGACCCGGAAACAAACGGATACGACGATGCTTGACGTGCTGACTGACCAATTTATTCAGTATGCAGCGAAAATTGTCGAAAGAAGATACGAGTTTCTTTTAAAGCTCCAGCAATGGGCAGAGCCGATTCATTCGGGGATCTCCAGAAACCTAGAAGTATTGAAAATCCAATATAAACCGTCGCTTGATGTATCAGAATCTATGGATTTGACGAAAATGATAGAAGTATACACAGAAAAATTTGATAAAATAAAAACAAGGGAAATTGAACGGGGTGTAACACTGGTAGGTCCTCATCGTGACGACCTGGTTTTTTTTGTGAATGACCGTGATGTCCAGACTTATGGTTCACAAGGACAACAACGTACAACTGCCCTGTCCTTGAAACTTGCCGAAATTGAACTGATCCATGAAGAAATAGGCGAGTATCCCATTTTATTATTGGATGATGTGTTATCGGAACTTGACGATTTCCGTCAATCTCATTTACTGAATACGATACAAGGGAAAGTGCAAACATTTGTGACGACACCCTCCGTTGATGGAATCGATCATCAAACCCTAAGAGAAGCGTCCACCTTTTATGTTAGTCAAGGAAGTATTAAAAAGGTTAAATGA
- the yaaA gene encoding S4 domain-containing protein YaaA: MDSIKISTEYITLGQFLKLADLIQSGGMSKWFLSEYEVYINGELDVRRGRKLRSGDKIEIPGFGVYTITS; this comes from the coding sequence ACAGAATATATTACGCTTGGACAATTCTTGAAATTGGCTGATTTGATCCAAAGCGGAGGAATGTCGAAATGGTTCTTAAGTGAATACGAGGTTTACATTAATGGCGAACTAGACGTGAGAAGAGGCAGGAAATTAAGATCAGGTGATAAAATAGAGATTCCTGGATTTGGCGTCTACACAATTACAAGCTAA
- the remB gene encoding extracellular matrix regulator RemB has product MYLHIGEDILVKTDDVIAILDKKLLQASPIMSEFLEKKSDVTYHLEKNSVKSIVVTDKQVYYSPLASSTLKKRSLQPSLLIDDIDIL; this is encoded by the coding sequence ATGTATCTCCATATTGGTGAAGACATTCTTGTGAAAACGGACGATGTCATAGCCATTTTAGATAAGAAGCTGCTCCAGGCCTCTCCAATCATGAGTGAATTTTTGGAGAAAAAGTCTGATGTAACTTACCATTTAGAAAAAAACTCGGTTAAATCGATTGTAGTGACGGATAAACAGGTCTATTATTCACCGCTTGCGTCGTCCACTTTGAAAAAGCGTTCACTGCAGCCATCGCTCTTAATCGATGATATAGATATTCTTTGA
- the gyrA gene encoding DNA gyrase subunit A, with product MSENERSGVKEINISTEMRTSFLDYAMSVIVSRALPDVRDGLKPVHRRILYAMNDLGMTSDKPFKKSARIVGEVIGKYHPHGDSAVYETMVRMAQPFNYRYMLVDGHGNFGSVDGDQAAAMRYTEARMSKISMELLRDLNKDTVNFQDNYDGSEREPAVMPARFPNLLVNGSSGIAVGMATNIPPHQLGEVIDGVLALSKNPEITIPELMEYIPGPDFPTAGLILGRSGIRKAYETGKGSIIQRARVEIEEKPNGKQVILVKEIPYQVNKARLIEKIAELARDKKIEGITDLRDESDRNGMRIVMELRKDVNANVLLNNLYKHTAMQTTFGINLLALVDGQPKVLNLKQCLHYYLEHQQVVIRRRTEFELRKAEARAHILEGLRIALDNLDAVISLIRGSQTTEIAREGLMTQFSLSEKQAQAILDMRLQRLTGLEREKIEDEYQALMAIIAEYKAILADEEKVLEIIREELLEIKERFNDIRRTEITLAGFESLEDEDLIPEENIIVTLTHNGYIKRLPATTYRSQKRGGRGIQGMGTNTDDFVGHLLTTSTHDTLLFFTNKGKVYRSKGYEIPEYGRTAKGLPLINLLEVDKGEWVNAIIPVKEFADDWYLFFTTRHGISKRTPLSSFANIRNNGLIALGLREDDELISVRLTNGDKQIIIGTKAGMMIRFPETDVRTMGRTAAGVKGISLRSNDEVVGMEILEDDEEVLIVTKNGYGKRTSAEEYRIQSRGGKGIKTCNVTEKNGELIAVKTVTGIDEDLMLITAAGVLIRMEVEGISKTGRNTQGVKLIRLESADNEYVSTVAIVGREEEEEIDAEQGPTIDTDSDSEPTLIEENEETEKDTEE from the coding sequence ATGTCAGAAAATGAAAGATCAGGTGTAAAAGAAATAAATATAAGTACCGAGATGCGGACATCTTTTTTGGATTACGCTATGAGCGTAATCGTATCTCGGGCTTTGCCTGATGTAAGGGACGGTTTAAAACCGGTACACCGAAGAATTCTCTATGCAATGAATGATCTTGGAATGACTTCGGATAAACCATTTAAAAAATCAGCCCGTATTGTAGGGGAAGTAATCGGTAAATATCACCCGCATGGTGATTCTGCCGTATATGAAACGATGGTACGGATGGCGCAGCCGTTTAACTATCGCTATATGCTTGTCGATGGTCACGGGAATTTCGGTTCGGTCGATGGAGACCAAGCTGCCGCAATGAGGTATACAGAAGCAAGAATGTCGAAGATTTCGATGGAATTACTTCGCGATTTAAATAAAGATACGGTTAATTTCCAGGATAACTACGATGGTTCAGAAAGAGAACCAGCCGTTATGCCAGCCCGTTTCCCGAACTTGTTAGTGAATGGTTCATCAGGTATAGCAGTAGGGATGGCAACCAATATTCCACCACATCAACTAGGTGAAGTAATTGACGGCGTATTGGCTTTGAGCAAGAATCCTGAAATTACAATTCCAGAGTTGATGGAATATATCCCAGGTCCGGATTTCCCGACAGCCGGTTTAATTTTAGGACGAAGCGGAATTAGGAAGGCCTATGAAACTGGAAAAGGGTCAATCATCCAACGGGCGAGAGTCGAGATTGAAGAAAAGCCCAATGGTAAACAGGTAATCCTTGTTAAAGAAATCCCTTATCAAGTAAATAAAGCAAGATTGATTGAAAAAATTGCAGAACTTGCTCGAGATAAGAAAATCGAAGGCATTACTGATTTACGGGATGAATCGGATCGCAATGGCATGCGTATTGTCATGGAGCTTCGAAAGGATGTTAATGCAAATGTCCTTTTAAACAATCTTTATAAGCATACCGCGATGCAGACCACCTTCGGAATCAATCTGCTTGCTTTGGTGGACGGCCAGCCTAAGGTGCTGAATTTAAAACAATGCCTGCACTACTACTTAGAGCACCAACAGGTGGTCATTAGGCGCAGGACGGAATTTGAATTACGGAAAGCGGAAGCCCGTGCCCATATTTTAGAAGGTTTGCGTATTGCACTTGATAATTTGGATGCGGTCATTTCGTTAATCCGTGGTTCCCAAACGACAGAAATTGCCCGTGAAGGCTTAATGACACAATTTTCACTTTCCGAAAAACAGGCGCAGGCTATCCTGGATATGCGTTTACAGCGTTTGACTGGTCTGGAACGTGAAAAAATTGAAGATGAATACCAGGCATTAATGGCTATAATTGCAGAATATAAAGCCATTCTTGCTGATGAGGAAAAGGTTCTTGAAATTATTCGTGAAGAGCTTCTTGAAATTAAAGAACGTTTTAATGATATACGGAGAACCGAAATCACATTAGCCGGCTTTGAAAGCCTGGAAGATGAGGATTTAATCCCAGAGGAAAATATAATCGTGACACTTACCCATAACGGTTACATTAAACGCTTGCCTGCAACCACGTACCGCAGTCAAAAACGCGGGGGTCGTGGAATACAGGGCATGGGAACGAATACAGATGACTTTGTCGGTCACTTGTTAACCACTTCGACTCATGACACTCTATTATTCTTCACTAACAAAGGTAAAGTATATCGTTCCAAAGGATATGAAATACCTGAGTATGGTAGGACGGCAAAAGGATTGCCACTTATCAACTTGTTGGAAGTCGATAAAGGCGAGTGGGTCAATGCAATCATACCGGTGAAGGAATTTGCCGATGATTGGTATTTATTCTTCACGACCAGACATGGAATATCAAAGCGTACTCCTTTGTCGTCTTTTGCAAATATCCGTAATAACGGTTTAATTGCTCTAGGTTTGCGTGAAGATGATGAATTGATTTCAGTGCGTCTTACGAATGGAGACAAACAGATCATAATTGGAACGAAAGCCGGGATGATGATTCGTTTCCCTGAGACGGATGTACGGACAATGGGGCGTACTGCAGCGGGAGTGAAAGGGATTTCCTTAAGGTCGAACGATGAAGTGGTCGGTATGGAAATTCTTGAAGATGATGAAGAGGTCCTGATCGTTACGAAAAACGGTTATGGCAAACGGACATCTGCGGAAGAATACCGTATTCAAAGCCGTGGTGGCAAAGGGATCAAAACATGTAATGTCACTGAGAAAAATGGTGAACTTATAGCTGTTAAAACAGTTACAGGTATAGATGAGGATTTAATGCTGATTACAGCAGCTGGTGTATTGATCCGAATGGAAGTCGAAGGCATTTCTAAAACGGGCCGTAATACACAGGGTGTTAAACTCATCCGACTTGAATCAGCAGACAATGAATATGTTTCGACGGTAGCCATCGTTGGAAGAGAAGAAGAAGAAGAAATAGATGCGGAACAGGGCCCAACAATAGATACGGATTCTGATTCTGAACCTACTCTAATCGAAGAAAATGAAGAAACTGAAAAGGATACGGAAGAATAA